A genome region from Candidatus Omnitrophota bacterium includes the following:
- a CDS encoding cytochrome c peroxidase has protein sequence MKKQFAFHVCSTLLFAALFAFAGSALLFLAPASAAPTGTPYKISVPLGLPNITIPDDNPMTVEKIELGKMLYFDKRLSKDNTVACASCHIPKHGYAEPRATSKGIKDQIGGRNANAVVNAAYASSMFWDGRMNTLEEQAGGPVENPIEMGHDMTVVAKDLNAIPEYKKRFEAVFGQPASRETITKAIAAFERTILSGNSPYDKYKKGDANAISAEAKAGEAIFLGKGLCATCHQPQVFSTWGFYNAGVGSDKEKMDIGRMEVTKAESDKGAFRVPHLRSIADTAPYFHDGSVEKLEDAVRFMAEGGKENSNLNPLFRALKAQKITDEEIGQLTAFLKSLSGEYPVVEEPKLP, from the coding sequence ATGAAGAAACAATTCGCTTTCCATGTTTGTTCGACATTGTTGTTCGCCGCTTTATTCGCGTTTGCTGGTTCGGCGCTTCTTTTCTTGGCTCCGGCTTCGGCAGCTCCAACGGGAACTCCTTATAAGATTTCCGTACCTCTCGGTTTGCCCAACATTACGATCCCCGATGACAACCCCATGACGGTGGAAAAAATCGAATTGGGCAAGATGCTTTATTTCGACAAACGCCTCAGCAAGGACAATACCGTCGCTTGCGCTTCTTGCCATATTCCCAAACACGGATATGCGGAGCCGCGCGCTACATCCAAAGGAATCAAGGATCAAATCGGCGGACGCAACGCCAACGCCGTCGTCAACGCGGCCTACGCCTCATCTATGTTTTGGGACGGGCGGATGAATACTCTTGAAGAACAAGCGGGCGGTCCTGTCGAGAATCCTATCGAGATGGGGCATGATATGACCGTTGTCGCCAAAGACCTCAACGCCATTCCCGAATACAAAAAACGTTTTGAGGCCGTATTCGGCCAGCCTGCCAGCCGCGAGACGATCACGAAAGCCATCGCCGCATTCGAACGCACGATTCTCTCCGGCAACTCGCCTTACGACAAGTATAAAAAAGGCGATGCCAACGCCATCAGCGCAGAAGCCAAGGCGGGCGAAGCGATTTTTCTGGGAAAAGGCTTATGCGCAACCTGCCATCAGCCGCAGGTATTCTCTACGTGGGGATTCTATAACGCAGGAGTCGGTTCCGATAAGGAAAAGATGGACATCGGACGAATGGAAGTTACGAAAGCCGAGTCCGACAAAGGCGCATTTCGCGTTCCGCATCTGCGCAGCATCGCCGATACCGCTCCTTATTTTCATGACGGCAGCGTAGAGAAATTGGAAGACGCCGTGCGATTCATGGCGGAGGGCGGCAAGGAGAATTCCAACCTGAATCCGTTGTTCCGGGCGCTGAAAGCGCAAAAAATTACCGACGAAGAGATTGGCCAACTCACGGCGTTTCTGAAGTCCCTTTCCGGCGAATATCCGGTGGTGGAAGAGCCGAAACTGCCGTGA